One window of the Acinonyx jubatus isolate Ajub_Pintada_27869175 chromosome A2, VMU_Ajub_asm_v1.0, whole genome shotgun sequence genome contains the following:
- the LOC106983941 gene encoding zinc finger protein 709-like isoform X2 has product MNFRKNNNNNKKNISGITPQDSVAFEDVTVKFTMEEWALLDPSQKKLYRDVMQETFRNLASIVCISEEKWEVYDSEDQDENHGTHLIQMVGRLCKCKECSQYEGIFGQIPNQNPKKRTPTGIKLGKWPLCGQVFMHHSSLNKHLRSHAGHKLCEYQEGEEKPYKCKRCGKSFKHRQSIRMHERSHAGQRPYECKHCGKAFICRNYFQIHQRAHSGEKPYKCTECGKTFSYSSNLRKHERTHIGEKSSECKQCGKAFSCVRSFRIHERIHSAKKPKECTKCGKTFSYSSNLHKHERSHNGEKLYERKEGGRALHSVTKFRRPVIKHNGDGLYKCKECGKAFRCPKNCRSHEMTHSGVKPYECKECGKAFSSPRSLGKHRRIHTATKPHECKECGKAFRYPSSLRNHERTHTGEKPYKCKECGKAFSCPNYFRIHERTHTGVKPYECKQCGRAFSCPQSFRIHEKTHSAEKPYECAECGKVFRYSSNLRKHERSHTDDKRYECKLCGKAFSSHYYVQKHERTHTGEKPYECKECGKGFIFRSGVRSHMVIHTGDGPYKCKKCKKAFISPSSLRTHERTHTGEKPYQCKTCSKTFSLTNSLRNHERTHT; this is encoded by the exons GACTCGGTGGCCTTTGAGGATGTGACTGTGAAGTTCACCATGGAGGAGTGGGCCCTCCTGGATCCATCCCAGAAGAAACTCTACAGAGATGTGATGCAGGAAACCTTCAGGAACCTGGCCTCAATAG TAtgtatttcagaagaaaaatgggaAGTCTATGACAGCGAAGATCAGGATGAGAATCATGGGACACATCTAAT TCAAATGGTAGGAAGACTCTGTAAATGTAAAGAATGTAGCCAGTATGAAGGAATCTTCGGCCAGATTCCAAATCAGAATCCGAAGAAGAGAACTCCTACTGGAATAAAACTAGGTAAGTGGCCTTTGTGCGGACAGGTGTTCATGCATCATTCATCTTTGAACAAGCACCTGAGATCTCACGCTGGACACAAACTATGTGAGTATCAAGAAGGTGAAGAGAAGCCTTATAAATGCAAGCGTTGTGGGAAATCCTTCAAGCATCGCCAATCCATTCGAATGCACGAAAGGTCGCACGCTGGACAGAGACCCTATGAATGCAAGCACTGTGGGAAAGCTTTCATTTGTCGCAATTACTTTCAAATTCATCAaagggcacacagtggggaaaaGCCCTACAAATGTACAGAATGCGGTAAAACCTTTAGTTATTCAAGTAACTTACGTAAACACGAAAGGACTCATATCGGAGAGAAATCTAGTGAATGTAAGCAATGTGGTAAAGCTTTCAGTTGTGTCAGGTCCTTTCGAATACACGAAAGGATACACAGTGCAAAAAAGCCCAAGGAATGTACAAAATGTGGTAAAACCTTCAGTTACTCAAGTAATTTACATAAGCATGAGAGAAGTCATAATGGGGAGAAACTCTATGAACGTAAAGAAGGTGGGAGAGCCTTGCATTCTGTCACCAAATTTCGAAGACCCGTGATCAAGCACAATGGAGATGGGCTTTATAAATGTAaggagtgtgggaaagccttcaggtGTCCCAAAAACTGTCGTAGTCATGAAATGACACACAGTGGAGTAAAGCcgtatgaatgtaaggaatgtggtaAAGCTTTCAGCTCTCCCAGGTCCCttggaaaacacagaagaatTCATACTGCCACGAAGCCTCacgaatgtaaggaatgtggtaAGGCTTTTCGTTATCCCAGTTCCCTTCGAAATCATGAAAGAACTCATACGGGGGAGAAACCTTATAagtgtaaggaatgtgggaaagcttttaGTTGTCCCAATTATTTTCGAATTCATGAAAGAACTCACACTGGAGTAAAACCATATGAATGTAAGCAGTGTGGAAGAGCTTTCAGTTGTCCCCAGTCCTTTCGGATACACGAAAAGACGCATAGCGCAGAAAAGCCCTATGAATGTGCAGAATGTGGTAAAGTCTTCAGGTACTCCAGTAACTTACGCAAACATGAGAGATCTCATACTGATGATAAACGCTACGAATGTAAACTATGTGGTAAGGCCTTCAGCAGTCACTATTATGttcaaaaacatgaaagaactcacactggagaaaagccctatgaatgtaaggaatgtgggaaaggcTTCATTTTTCGCTCAGGTGTTCGATCGCACATGGTAATCCACACTGGAGATGGGCCTTATAAatgtaagaaatgtaaaaaagcatttatttctcccagttcgtTACGAACACATGAAAgaactcacactggagagaaaccttatcaATGTAAAACTTGTAGTAAAACCTTCAGTCTTACAAATTCCTTACGAAATCATGAAAGAACTCATACATGA
- the LOC106983941 gene encoding zinc finger protein 709-like isoform X1: MNFRKNNNNNKKNISGITPQDSVAFEDVTVKFTMEEWALLDPSQKKLYRDVMQETFRNLASIVCISEEKWEVYDSEDQDENHGTHLISQMVGRLCKCKECSQYEGIFGQIPNQNPKKRTPTGIKLGKWPLCGQVFMHHSSLNKHLRSHAGHKLCEYQEGEEKPYKCKRCGKSFKHRQSIRMHERSHAGQRPYECKHCGKAFICRNYFQIHQRAHSGEKPYKCTECGKTFSYSSNLRKHERTHIGEKSSECKQCGKAFSCVRSFRIHERIHSAKKPKECTKCGKTFSYSSNLHKHERSHNGEKLYERKEGGRALHSVTKFRRPVIKHNGDGLYKCKECGKAFRCPKNCRSHEMTHSGVKPYECKECGKAFSSPRSLGKHRRIHTATKPHECKECGKAFRYPSSLRNHERTHTGEKPYKCKECGKAFSCPNYFRIHERTHTGVKPYECKQCGRAFSCPQSFRIHEKTHSAEKPYECAECGKVFRYSSNLRKHERSHTDDKRYECKLCGKAFSSHYYVQKHERTHTGEKPYECKECGKGFIFRSGVRSHMVIHTGDGPYKCKKCKKAFISPSSLRTHERTHTGEKPYQCKTCSKTFSLTNSLRNHERTHT; this comes from the exons GACTCGGTGGCCTTTGAGGATGTGACTGTGAAGTTCACCATGGAGGAGTGGGCCCTCCTGGATCCATCCCAGAAGAAACTCTACAGAGATGTGATGCAGGAAACCTTCAGGAACCTGGCCTCAATAG TAtgtatttcagaagaaaaatgggaAGTCTATGACAGCGAAGATCAGGATGAGAATCATGGGACACATCTAAT CAGTCAAATGGTAGGAAGACTCTGTAAATGTAAAGAATGTAGCCAGTATGAAGGAATCTTCGGCCAGATTCCAAATCAGAATCCGAAGAAGAGAACTCCTACTGGAATAAAACTAGGTAAGTGGCCTTTGTGCGGACAGGTGTTCATGCATCATTCATCTTTGAACAAGCACCTGAGATCTCACGCTGGACACAAACTATGTGAGTATCAAGAAGGTGAAGAGAAGCCTTATAAATGCAAGCGTTGTGGGAAATCCTTCAAGCATCGCCAATCCATTCGAATGCACGAAAGGTCGCACGCTGGACAGAGACCCTATGAATGCAAGCACTGTGGGAAAGCTTTCATTTGTCGCAATTACTTTCAAATTCATCAaagggcacacagtggggaaaaGCCCTACAAATGTACAGAATGCGGTAAAACCTTTAGTTATTCAAGTAACTTACGTAAACACGAAAGGACTCATATCGGAGAGAAATCTAGTGAATGTAAGCAATGTGGTAAAGCTTTCAGTTGTGTCAGGTCCTTTCGAATACACGAAAGGATACACAGTGCAAAAAAGCCCAAGGAATGTACAAAATGTGGTAAAACCTTCAGTTACTCAAGTAATTTACATAAGCATGAGAGAAGTCATAATGGGGAGAAACTCTATGAACGTAAAGAAGGTGGGAGAGCCTTGCATTCTGTCACCAAATTTCGAAGACCCGTGATCAAGCACAATGGAGATGGGCTTTATAAATGTAaggagtgtgggaaagccttcaggtGTCCCAAAAACTGTCGTAGTCATGAAATGACACACAGTGGAGTAAAGCcgtatgaatgtaaggaatgtggtaAAGCTTTCAGCTCTCCCAGGTCCCttggaaaacacagaagaatTCATACTGCCACGAAGCCTCacgaatgtaaggaatgtggtaAGGCTTTTCGTTATCCCAGTTCCCTTCGAAATCATGAAAGAACTCATACGGGGGAGAAACCTTATAagtgtaaggaatgtgggaaagcttttaGTTGTCCCAATTATTTTCGAATTCATGAAAGAACTCACACTGGAGTAAAACCATATGAATGTAAGCAGTGTGGAAGAGCTTTCAGTTGTCCCCAGTCCTTTCGGATACACGAAAAGACGCATAGCGCAGAAAAGCCCTATGAATGTGCAGAATGTGGTAAAGTCTTCAGGTACTCCAGTAACTTACGCAAACATGAGAGATCTCATACTGATGATAAACGCTACGAATGTAAACTATGTGGTAAGGCCTTCAGCAGTCACTATTATGttcaaaaacatgaaagaactcacactggagaaaagccctatgaatgtaaggaatgtgggaaaggcTTCATTTTTCGCTCAGGTGTTCGATCGCACATGGTAATCCACACTGGAGATGGGCCTTATAAatgtaagaaatgtaaaaaagcatttatttctcccagttcgtTACGAACACATGAAAgaactcacactggagagaaaccttatcaATGTAAAACTTGTAGTAAAACCTTCAGTCTTACAAATTCCTTACGAAATCATGAAAGAACTCATACATGA